Proteins encoded together in one Anaerococcus murdochii window:
- a CDS encoding DUF6088 family protein produces the protein MNSYLDQIKNRINDFDSRKVFINNDFLDIAGNETVRRTLNQLVSENKIKRVINGFYYNPIYSELIGEYEAVSIHELALAIARKYNWNIAPYNSTALNLLGLSTQVPTHYKYISSGRYKEYKIGDTVLEFKKVNPGEIANMSLKTATVIQAIKSLGKENITSEVIQKIRENLSEKERIDLMNESKSVPAWVYEVIREICEGKNE, from the coding sequence ATGAATTCCTATTTAGATCAAATAAAAAATAGAATTAATGATTTTGATAGCAGAAAAGTTTTTATAAACAATGATTTCTTAGATATAGCAGGAAATGAAACTGTTCGTAGAACTTTAAATCAACTAGTTAGTGAAAATAAAATAAAAAGAGTAATTAATGGATTCTATTATAATCCAATATACAGTGAATTAATCGGAGAGTACGAAGCAGTATCAATTCACGAGTTAGCACTTGCCATAGCAAGAAAATACAATTGGAATATTGCACCATATAATAGTACAGCCTTAAACTTATTAGGACTTTCAACACAAGTTCCAACTCACTATAAATATATATCTAGTGGAAGATATAAAGAATATAAAATTGGGGATACGGTTTTAGAATTTAAAAAAGTAAATCCAGGAGAGATTGCTAATATGTCCCTAAAGACTGCAACAGTTATTCAAGCAATTAAGTCTTTAGGTAAAGAAAATATAACCAGCGAAGTTATACAAAAAATAAGAGAAAACTTAAGTGAAAAAGAAAGAATAGACTTAATGAACGAATCAAAATCAGTTCCTGCATGGGTATATGAAGTAATAAGGGAAATTTGTGAGGGCAAAAATGAATAA
- a CDS encoding CD1107 family mobile element protein: MNKSIKRGVAIALLLFTFTVPATTFAMTNEGQIENQSESIYEPQKEEFEKMLKDDVFAPSKEEIPYQDVPRIPGNTSEANKPSNNPPKKTPLVKGGNTKAVNNLATQENKARGSVIENVDRNGKDITPSGDTEKDKENPVDVRQFLTFQTKSGKTMHLIVDHSSNQDNVRLLTEVGEQDLLNMIESEDKNTIKVEEPKKEEVKKEEPKTVPVKEEKKSGIGSFLIVALVIGGVVGAGYYFKVVKAKEDKMLEDFEEDDEDYISESEDESDNEESNEESLDDDDDELL, translated from the coding sequence ATGAATAAGAGCATTAAACGAGGAGTAGCCATAGCGTTACTCCTTTTTACATTTACAGTACCAGCAACTACATTTGCAATGACAAATGAAGGGCAAATAGAAAATCAAAGTGAATCAATCTATGAACCACAAAAAGAAGAATTTGAGAAAATGTTGAAAGATGATGTTTTTGCACCATCAAAAGAAGAAATTCCTTATCAAGATGTTCCAAGAATACCAGGAAATACAAGTGAAGCAAATAAGCCTTCAAATAATCCTCCTAAGAAAACACCACTTGTAAAAGGTGGTAATACAAAGGCAGTAAATAATCTTGCGACACAAGAAAATAAGGCAAGAGGTTCAGTAATTGAAAATGTAGATAGGAATGGAAAAGATATTACACCAAGTGGAGATACAGAAAAAGATAAAGAAAATCCAGTAGATGTAAGACAATTTTTAACATTTCAAACTAAAAGTGGAAAAACTATGCACCTAATAGTGGATCACTCATCAAATCAAGATAATGTAAGATTATTAACAGAAGTAGGGGAGCAAGACCTACTTAATATGATTGAATCAGAAGATAAAAATACTATAAAGGTTGAAGAGCCTAAGAAAGAAGAAGTAAAAAAAGAAGAACCTAAGACTGTTCCAGTAAAAGAAGAAAAGAAAAGCGGGATAGGTTCATTTCTAATTGTTGCACTTGTAATTGGAGGAGTAGTAGGAGCAGGATATTATTTTAAGGTAGTTAAAGCTAAGGAAGATAAAATGTTGGAAGACTTTGAAGAAGATGATGAAGATTATATTAGTGAGTCAGAAGATGAATCTGACAATGAAGAAAGTAATGAAGAATCACTAGATGATGATGACGATGAACTATTATAA
- a CDS encoding leucine-rich repeat protein — MKKFNTNRLRAFFMALLLVLTSTVHTSAFAKSDVTWTEDDFMYSSKGNIIAFSDKGLEKKEKANILVFPEGTKSINGNYSLSHSNDELRYKREFGRGKHWDKVIIPDSVKHLGYATFYEASIDEVKLSNSLTYLGGLAFFNCGLREVTLPDTLANIEHNAFERNNIQEITIPKSVKTIEQYAFSRNKLHTIKVLGNPNINSKGVFHNQEVEYRPKQNPFYENHFGFNGNQGFKSIPNGLSYENGEFVFDKNVDSVELEFDYNNDMYQGKMTIYNPNKYSIDTQTDLTGQDIDEKDNKIDDLTKNIKDLENQIKDLNDKKQEDQSKIDELKEKLESCKDNGEKLKQEKAKLEEELRDKDNKITQLNKEIEELKNSNNDELIAEITQLKDELKRLQDENAKLKEDYSSTKWELEAEKEKTDKNENKIKEMQEKLESLEEKLAKKTKEIEDKDNRIKVLEKALDEKDAKIKDLESKKKETENSKSECCKKIEELQKVIDSLKETSENTKKELEEKIKGLEEKQKASEEEIKKLKEDLDKKIEEAKKLIEEANKKAKEKLEKQAKDEKDKNLNQDLSKKLDELLKLQKENKEKKEDKKSQDKKWDELLKADDKNILNQFDLNKMKKQEEQQGKKQVKDEKEFAVFQVDKNFYNIINKDGKTTVYMDVKTYVDQGRTMIPVRYIAYTLGFNVEYDNSTREAIFSNKENNILAKKTLRLNIDTGVMKDSDGKVYNSDVKPVIINGRIHASISNIAKAFGASHGDIKDGKNQTIEWDNARKAVYVFKNVK; from the coding sequence ATGAAGAAATTTAATACGAACAGACTAAGAGCCTTTTTTATGGCTCTTTTATTAGTTTTAACATCAACTGTGCATACAAGTGCATTTGCAAAGTCTGATGTTACTTGGACGGAAGATGATTTTATGTATTCCTCTAAGGGAAATATAATTGCCTTTAGTGATAAAGGCTTAGAAAAGAAAGAGAAGGCAAATATTCTAGTATTTCCTGAAGGGACGAAATCTATAAATGGAAATTATTCTTTAAGTCATTCAAACGATGAACTTAGATATAAAAGAGAATTTGGACGTGGCAAACATTGGGATAAAGTAATTATTCCTGATTCTGTTAAGCATTTAGGTTATGCTACCTTTTATGAAGCAAGTATAGATGAAGTAAAACTATCAAATAGTCTAACTTATCTTGGTGGTTTAGCATTTTTCAATTGTGGACTTAGAGAAGTAACTTTACCTGATACTTTGGCAAATATTGAACATAATGCTTTTGAAAGAAATAACATTCAAGAAATAACTATACCGAAGTCTGTAAAGACAATTGAACAATACGCTTTTTCAAGAAATAAATTGCACACTATAAAAGTTTTAGGCAATCCAAATATTAACAGTAAGGGAGTATTCCATAATCAAGAAGTTGAATATAGACCAAAACAAAATCCATTTTACGAAAATCATTTTGGTTTCAACGGAAATCAAGGATTTAAATCTATTCCTAATGGATTAAGTTATGAAAATGGAGAGTTTGTCTTTGATAAGAATGTAGATAGTGTAGAACTTGAATTTGATTATAACAATGATATGTATCAAGGAAAGATGACTATATACAATCCAAATAAATATTCCATTGATACTCAAACAGATTTAACAGGGCAAGATATTGATGAAAAGGACAATAAGATTGATGATTTAACTAAAAACATTAAGGACTTAGAAAATCAGATCAAAGACTTAAATGATAAGAAACAAGAAGACCAATCAAAGATAGATGAATTAAAGGAAAAGTTAGAATCTTGCAAAGATAATGGAGAGAAACTAAAACAAGAAAAAGCTAAGCTAGAAGAAGAGCTTAGAGATAAAGATAATAAGATTACTCAATTGAATAAAGAAATTGAGGAACTTAAAAATTCTAACAATGATGAACTAATAGCAGAAATTACTCAGCTTAAAGATGAATTAAAAAGATTACAAGATGAAAATGCAAAACTAAAAGAAGATTATTCATCTACAAAATGGGAGTTAGAAGCTGAGAAAGAGAAGACCGACAAAAACGAAAATAAAATCAAAGAAATGCAAGAAAAGCTCGAGTCTTTAGAAGAGAAACTTGCAAAGAAAACTAAAGAAATCGAGGATAAAGACAATAGAATTAAGGTCTTAGAAAAAGCTCTTGATGAAAAAGATGCTAAGATAAAAGACCTTGAGTCTAAAAAGAAAGAGACAGAGAATTCTAAGTCGGAATGCTGTAAGAAAATTGAAGAGCTTCAAAAGGTTATTGATAGTTTAAAAGAAACTTCTGAAAATACGAAAAAAGAATTAGAAGAGAAGATTAAAGGATTAGAAGAAAAACAAAAAGCTTCAGAAGAAGAAATTAAAAAGCTAAAAGAAGATTTAGATAAGAAAATTGAAGAAGCCAAGAAGTTAATCGAGGAAGCAAATAAAAAAGCAAAAGAAAAACTTGAGAAACAAGCTAAAGATGAAAAAGATAAAAATCTAAATCAAGACTTATCTAAAAAATTAGATGAACTTCTAAAACTCCAAAAAGAAAACAAAGAGAAGAAAGAAGATAAGAAATCTCAAGACAAAAAGTGGGACGAACTTTTGAAAGCTGATGACAAGAACATTCTAAATCAATTTGATCTTAACAAGATGAAAAAGCAAGAGGAACAACAAGGTAAAAAACAAGTTAAAGATGAAAAAGAATTTGCAGTTTTCCAAGTAGACAAAAACTTTTATAACATTATCAACAAAGATGGTAAGACAACAGTCTATATGGATGTAAAAACTTATGTAGACCAAGGAAGAACTATGATTCCAGTAAGATATATTGCTTATACTCTAGGTTTTAATGTTGAGTATGACAACTCTACTCGTGAAGCCATTTTCTCAAACAAAGAGAATAATATCTTAGCTAAAAAGACATTAAGACTAAATATTGATACTGGTGTTATGAAAGATTCAGATGGAAAGGTCTACAATTCAGATGTTAAGCCAGTGATTATAAATGGAAGAATTCATGCTTCAATTTCAAATATTGCTAAAGCTTTTGGAGCAAGTCATGGAGATATTAAAGATGGTAAAAACCAAACAATAGAATGGGACAATGCTAGAAAAGCAGTCTATGTATTTAAAAATGTAAAATAA
- a CDS encoding C40 family peptidase, translated as MDKKLKKDFQKKIIRNRDAPEKNLESKLVHSDDYTNKIIKTKDRFGDKISEKESKLIHENVLAKDQKQDKLKDFQKAKNKERIRKEVLDNKDKVEETKQTNLEIRTDESFKLDEELDVDFKKVNFESENSRNINSNKLTTDDISAKAQPISNKKASSKRKVLKNYEDKLIHSKDKFQDKINEKESKRIQTSEDKPIEAEKSKRIYRKDKLVKDEVSKNDSNANIDKKRKQKLYQEKKFRDKEKISKEKDKENKLNEVDTDKTFDNPEFKDNNQEFIKDEKETSLKPSEQKKVNKKKTYYKRKNYESDKFTRKKIDNLKNESKKITRKDSKKAQDVKDFISDKKIGDLEKSKSKLKDNILKNKTKGSLSSGVLLSGAKSSELVRDYLSSGSDNTGVESGEKAANVSSKLQHGIRKYKLDKKKKSLKKLSKLDKKIKKRKSKLEFKSGLEDLKKSDAYIKKNRFKKFYQRKQMKSMIAKKHETRLVDRVKKAILSLGKASKELIVRKSKMVLFLVIGLGLMLSIIIGGGSVGMSGLSNSVNSVMTTTYLSQDTVLSEVNQEFSSMEYDLQSQIESVKTSHPGYDEYIINKEGEIGHNTHELLSYITSRCGEVKSASEVKGILKELFDKMYKLDFKEEIEIRTRTVARTRYDSRGNPYTSYEKEEYEYKKLIVTLKKKEMDEVVREIFKDYPDNVVHYEALLEAKGNMGDVFGSGNGDLGEIVDNPNFGNPGLAFDSATAKALFNEAEKHIGKRYVFGASGPSNFDCSGFVCWSFTKSGVKSMPRTTAWRIYKDYCNPVSPSEAQPGDIIFFHSTYNSGTPISHVGIYAGNGMMIHAGDPIQYTSINSKYWKSHFYGFGRPR; from the coding sequence ATGGATAAAAAACTAAAAAAAGATTTTCAAAAGAAAATTATACGAAATAGGGACGCTCCTGAAAAGAATCTTGAAAGTAAACTTGTTCATTCAGATGATTATACAAATAAGATAATTAAGACTAAGGATAGGTTCGGAGATAAAATTTCAGAAAAAGAATCTAAACTTATCCATGAGAATGTATTAGCTAAAGATCAAAAACAGGATAAACTAAAAGATTTTCAGAAGGCTAAAAACAAGGAAAGAATCAGAAAAGAAGTTTTAGATAATAAGGATAAGGTTGAAGAAACAAAACAAACTAATCTTGAAATAAGGACAGATGAAAGCTTTAAACTTGATGAAGAGTTAGATGTAGACTTCAAAAAGGTAAATTTTGAAAGTGAAAATAGTAGAAATATTAATTCTAATAAATTAACAACAGATGATATTTCAGCTAAGGCTCAACCAATAAGCAATAAGAAGGCATCAAGTAAAAGAAAAGTTCTTAAAAATTATGAGGATAAACTTATCCATAGTAAGGATAAATTCCAAGACAAAATCAACGAGAAAGAGTCTAAGCGAATCCAGACAAGTGAAGATAAACCTATCGAAGCAGAGAAAAGCAAGAGAATATATAGAAAAGATAAGCTTGTTAAAGATGAAGTGAGCAAGAACGACAGTAATGCTAATATCGATAAAAAGCGAAAACAGAAACTTTATCAAGAAAAGAAGTTTAGAGATAAGGAGAAAATTTCTAAAGAAAAAGATAAAGAAAATAAGCTAAACGAAGTTGATACAGATAAAACTTTTGATAATCCTGAGTTTAAAGACAATAATCAAGAATTTATAAAAGATGAAAAAGAAACAAGCCTTAAACCTTCAGAACAAAAGAAAGTTAATAAAAAGAAGACTTACTACAAGAGAAAAAATTATGAAAGTGATAAATTCACTCGAAAGAAAATTGATAACTTAAAAAATGAATCTAAGAAAATTACAAGAAAAGATTCTAAGAAGGCACAAGATGTTAAAGACTTTATCTCAGATAAAAAGATTGGAGATCTTGAAAAGTCTAAAAGTAAGCTAAAGGATAATATCTTAAAGAATAAAACTAAAGGAAGTCTATCTTCTGGGGTTTTATTATCTGGAGCTAAGTCCTCAGAGTTAGTGAGAGATTATCTAAGTTCAGGATCTGATAATACTGGTGTAGAATCTGGAGAAAAGGCCGCTAATGTAAGTTCTAAACTCCAGCATGGAATAAGGAAGTATAAGCTAGATAAAAAGAAAAAGTCCTTAAAAAAGCTATCTAAACTTGATAAGAAAATAAAAAAGAGAAAAAGCAAGTTGGAGTTTAAAAGCGGCTTGGAAGATTTAAAAAAGTCAGATGCCTATATAAAGAAAAATAGATTTAAGAAGTTTTACCAAAGAAAGCAAATGAAGAGCATGATAGCTAAAAAGCACGAAACAAGACTTGTAGATAGAGTTAAAAAAGCTATTTTAAGTTTAGGTAAGGCTTCTAAAGAGCTAATAGTAAGAAAAAGCAAGATGGTTCTATTTTTAGTAATAGGACTAGGTCTTATGCTATCAATCATAATTGGTGGCGGAAGTGTTGGCATGAGTGGACTAAGTAATTCAGTAAACTCAGTAATGACAACAACATACCTATCACAAGACACAGTTCTAAGTGAAGTTAATCAAGAATTTTCATCAATGGAATATGACCTACAATCACAAATCGAAAGTGTAAAAACAAGTCATCCTGGATATGACGAATATATTATAAATAAAGAAGGAGAAATTGGTCATAATACCCATGAACTTTTATCCTATATAACTTCAAGATGTGGAGAAGTAAAATCAGCATCTGAAGTAAAAGGAATTTTAAAAGAGCTTTTCGATAAGATGTATAAGCTTGATTTTAAGGAAGAAATTGAAATCAGAACAAGAACAGTAGCAAGAACTAGATATGATAGTCGTGGCAATCCTTATACTTCCTATGAAAAAGAAGAGTACGAATATAAAAAGTTGATCGTAACTTTAAAGAAAAAAGAAATGGATGAAGTTGTTAGAGAAATATTTAAAGATTATCCAGACAATGTAGTTCATTATGAAGCTCTTCTTGAAGCTAAGGGGAATATGGGAGATGTATTTGGATCAGGTAATGGGGACTTAGGAGAAATAGTAGACAATCCAAACTTTGGAAATCCTGGTCTTGCTTTTGATTCAGCTACTGCCAAGGCTCTTTTTAATGAAGCAGAAAAACATATAGGTAAAAGATATGTGTTTGGAGCAAGTGGACCATCTAACTTTGACTGCTCAGGATTTGTATGTTGGTCATTTACAAAGTCTGGTGTAAAGAGTATGCCAAGAACAACTGCATGGAGAATATACAAAGACTATTGTAATCCAGTTAGTCCAAGTGAAGCTCAACCTGGAGATATTATATTTTTCCACTCAACATATAACAGTGGAACACCAATATCTCACGTAGGAATATACGCAGGTAACGGAATGATGATTCACGCAGGAGATCCGATTCAATACACATCAATAAATTCAAAATATTGGAAATCACACTTTTATGGTTTTGGAAGACCAAGATAG
- a CDS encoding VirB4-like conjugal transfer ATPase, CD1110 family, producing MKQRKKQISDLNLREKQLKKDRKEVRRLKTKKDPTNSLLSVLLKKEKKRFTVEDTIPYIRMLPEGICQLDEKNYSRTISFQDINYQLALEEDRDLIFNQFANFLNSFDPSVHIELSYVNQLGRNKDLQDAIKIADKGDFYDDVRKEFREMLKLQLAKGNNGLKKMKYITFTTEADNLEQARAKLNRLEVDILSNFKSMGVRAESLDGEERLRLVHDMLNPDKNFYFSYKDLKKKESTKSHITPNIFNFAPVNNFKFGKYIGAVSHFQILASELSDRMLSEFLDIDDNIYVAFHIDVVEQAEAIKLIKRKNTDLDRMKIEEQKKAVRAGYDMDIIPSDINTFGADVKSMLSDLQNRDERLFVVTIVMMNFARTNQKLENTIAQISSIANRHNCQVKRLSHQQEQGLVSVLPLGVNQVEIKRFLTSSSTAVFMPFTTEELFIDSANSLYYGLNALSQNLIMADRKKLKNPNGLILGTPGSGKSFSAKREMANAILVTDDDVIICDPEGEYSNLVKQFNGEVIKVSAKSKDYLNPLDINMNYGDGDAPLKDKANFIMSMLELVVGGSGLTAAEKSVIDRCLPKIYQKYFEDPKPENMPILGDLYDMLLSQEEGVGRKLATEMEIYVKGSLNVFNNRSNVDLNRQLLCFDIKELGTQLKKIGMLVIQDQVWNKVSLNRGSKSTRYYIDEFHLLLKDPQTASYSVEIWKRFRKWGGIPTGITQNVKDLLTSQEIENIFDNTDFVLMLNQASGDRDILAKKLKISPYQLNYITNSNAGEGLLFFGNTIVPFIDKFPKDTMLYKLMTTKPEEAK from the coding sequence TTGAAGCAAAGAAAAAAGCAAATCAGCGACTTAAATCTAAGGGAAAAACAATTAAAAAAAGACCGAAAGGAAGTAAGAAGGCTAAAAACAAAGAAAGATCCAACAAATAGTCTTCTAAGTGTACTTTTAAAGAAAGAGAAAAAGAGATTTACTGTTGAAGATACAATTCCCTATATAAGAATGTTACCAGAGGGCATTTGCCAGTTAGATGAAAAAAATTATTCAAGGACAATTTCATTTCAAGATATAAATTACCAGTTGGCATTGGAAGAAGATAGAGATTTAATCTTTAACCAATTTGCCAACTTTTTAAATTCTTTTGATCCAAGTGTCCACATTGAACTTTCGTATGTAAATCAATTAGGAAGAAATAAAGACCTACAAGATGCAATTAAAATTGCTGATAAGGGAGACTTCTATGACGATGTAAGAAAAGAGTTTAGGGAGATGTTAAAGCTTCAACTTGCAAAGGGCAATAACGGACTTAAAAAGATGAAGTATATAACCTTTACAACAGAAGCCGATAACCTAGAGCAAGCAAGAGCAAAGTTAAATAGACTTGAAGTAGATATTTTATCTAACTTTAAATCTATGGGAGTAAGAGCAGAAAGCCTTGATGGTGAAGAAAGGCTAAGACTTGTTCACGATATGTTAAATCCAGACAAAAACTTTTATTTTTCATATAAAGATTTGAAGAAGAAAGAGTCTACAAAGTCACATATAACTCCCAATATCTTTAATTTTGCACCAGTAAATAATTTTAAATTTGGTAAATATATTGGAGCAGTAAGCCATTTTCAAATACTTGCAAGTGAGTTATCAGACAGAATGTTATCTGAGTTTTTAGATATTGATGACAATATTTATGTAGCTTTTCATATAGATGTAGTTGAACAAGCAGAAGCCATTAAACTCATTAAGAGAAAAAATACAGACCTGGATAGAATGAAAATTGAAGAACAAAAGAAAGCAGTTCGAGCAGGATATGATATGGATATTATTCCATCAGATATAAATACTTTTGGTGCGGATGTTAAGTCCATGTTATCTGACTTACAAAATAGAGATGAAAGGCTCTTTGTAGTTACCATAGTAATGATGAATTTTGCTAGGACTAATCAAAAATTAGAAAATACTATTGCTCAAATCTCATCAATTGCTAACAGACATAATTGTCAGGTGAAAAGATTATCTCATCAGCAAGAGCAAGGACTTGTTTCTGTCTTACCTCTAGGAGTTAACCAAGTCGAGATAAAAAGATTTTTAACTTCATCATCAACGGCAGTATTTATGCCTTTTACAACAGAAGAGCTATTTATTGATTCAGCAAATTCTTTGTACTATGGCTTAAATGCCCTTAGCCAAAACTTAATTATGGCAGATAGGAAGAAACTCAAGAACCCTAACGGATTAATATTAGGAACACCAGGTTCTGGTAAATCTTTCTCGGCAAAGAGAGAGATGGCAAATGCAATTCTTGTAACAGACGATGATGTAATTATTTGTGATCCTGAGGGCGAGTATTCAAACCTTGTAAAACAATTTAATGGAGAAGTTATTAAAGTTTCAGCAAAATCAAAGGACTACCTTAATCCACTAGATATAAATATGAACTATGGAGATGGGGACGCACCTTTAAAGGATAAGGCAAACTTCATAATGTCTATGCTTGAACTTGTAGTAGGAGGATCTGGTCTTACTGCTGCAGAAAAATCTGTTATAGATAGGTGTTTACCAAAGATATACCAAAAATATTTTGAAGACCCAAAACCAGAAAATATGCCTATATTAGGAGATTTATACGATATGCTCCTATCCCAAGAAGAGGGAGTTGGTAGAAAACTCGCAACAGAAATGGAAATTTATGTTAAAGGAAGTCTTAATGTATTTAATAATAGGTCTAATGTTGACCTAAATAGACAACTGCTCTGTTTTGATATAAAAGAGCTAGGAACACAACTTAAAAAAATAGGTATGCTTGTAATTCAAGACCAAGTTTGGAACAAGGTTTCCCTAAATAGAGGAAGCAAGTCTACAAGATACTATATAGATGAGTTCCACCTTTTATTAAAAGATCCACAAACTGCTTCATATTCAGTAGAAATCTGGAAAAGATTTAGAAAATGGGGAGGTATTCCAACAGGCATAACTCAAAACGTAAAAGACCTTTTAACAAGTCAGGAAATTGAAAATATCTTTGACAATACAGACTTTGTTCTAATGTTAAATCAAGCATCTGGGGATAGAGATATTCTTGCTAAGAAATTAAAAATATCGCCTTATCAGTTAAACTATATTACTAATTCAAATGCAGGTGAAGGACTCTTATTCTTCGGAAATACTATTGTTCCATTTATAGATAAATTCCCTAAAGACACCATGCTATATAAGCTAATGACAACTAAACCAGAAGAAGCTAAGTAG
- a CDS encoding PrgI family protein yields MAYVPIPKDLDKIKTKVAFNLTKRQLIGFSVAGLIGIPTYLFMKKYLPNDVSIIVMLIVTLPIFFITLYEKDTLTFEKYFKFFYLHKFYQPTKRIRKEAYIEAKKKANQRLKSKGKTIKKRPKGSKKAKNKERSNK; encoded by the coding sequence ATGGCATATGTACCAATACCAAAAGATTTGGACAAGATTAAAACAAAGGTTGCCTTTAACTTAACCAAAAGACAACTTATAGGTTTTTCTGTGGCAGGACTAATTGGTATACCAACCTATTTATTTATGAAGAAATATCTACCTAATGATGTTTCTATCATTGTAATGCTAATAGTAACCCTGCCAATCTTTTTTATAACCTTATATGAAAAAGATACCTTAACTTTTGAAAAATATTTTAAATTTTTCTATCTTCATAAGTTTTATCAACCAACTAAGAGAATAAGAAAGGAGGCATACATTGAAGCAAAGAAAAAAGCAAATCAGCGACTTAAATCTAAGGGAAAAACAATTAAAAAAAGACCGAAAGGAAGTAAGAAGGCTAAAAACAAAGAAAGATCCAACAAATAG
- a CDS encoding VirB6/TrbL-like conjugal transfer protein, CD1112 family gives MFGIFDKLTEFFKDMLLGGIKANLESMFLDINDKVGVIATDVGKTPMGWNGEVYNFIKNINDNVIVPIAGLIITAVLCIELINMVMQKNNMHDTDTFEFFKYIIKMFIAVYLASHAFEFSMAVFDVAQNLVNKAAGVITTSATVSGDQIVAMVDTLKEKDVGALIMILVETSLVRIAIQCISLTITLIVYGRMFEIYVYSSVSSIPFATMGNKEWGQIGTNYIKGLFALGLQGLFLMVCLGIYTVLIRTVQVTDIHASLFSILGYALLLGLMMFKSGTVAKSIMNTH, from the coding sequence ATGTTTGGTATCTTTGACAAGCTAACTGAATTTTTTAAGGATATGCTACTCGGAGGTATCAAAGCAAATCTTGAGTCCATGTTCTTAGATATAAATGACAAGGTAGGAGTTATTGCAACTGATGTTGGGAAGACACCAATGGGTTGGAATGGAGAAGTGTATAACTTCATAAAAAACATTAATGATAATGTGATCGTTCCAATAGCAGGTCTTATCATAACAGCAGTTTTATGTATTGAACTCATAAATATGGTTATGCAAAAGAATAATATGCACGATACAGATACTTTTGAGTTTTTCAAATACATTATAAAGATGTTTATAGCAGTCTACCTTGCAAGCCATGCCTTTGAATTTTCAATGGCAGTCTTTGATGTGGCACAAAATCTTGTAAACAAAGCGGCAGGGGTAATAACTACTTCTGCCACTGTTTCAGGAGATCAGATAGTTGCAATGGTTGATACGCTAAAAGAAAAAGATGTTGGTGCATTAATTATGATATTAGTTGAAACAAGCCTTGTTAGGATTGCAATTCAATGTATATCTTTAACCATTACCCTAATAGTATATGGGCGTATGTTTGAAATATATGTCTACTCATCAGTATCATCTATACCATTTGCTACTATGGGAAATAAAGAATGGGGTCAGATTGGAACAAATTATATCAAGGGACTTTTTGCCTTGGGACTACAAGGTTTGTTTTTGATGGTATGTTTAGGTATCTACACCGTTTTAATAAGGACGGTACAGGTTACAGATATTCACGCAAGCTTGTTTAGTATATTAGGATATGCTCTACTACTTGGACTTATGATGTTTAAGAGTGGAACAGTTGCAAAAAGTATTATGAATACGCACTAG
- a CDS encoding Maff2 family mobile element protein, giving the protein MKQLMAGGGIVLIGIKLIPLLANALN; this is encoded by the coding sequence ATAAAGCAGCTTATGGCTGGTGGGGGAATTGTACTAATCGGTATTAAATTAATTCCACTACTTGCAAATGCTTTAAATTAG